AACAGAGATATTTCTGATGAAGAATTGACGCGTTTAAAAGAAACAAAAGACTTTACTACTCTAGAAAAAATTGCACATTATTCCACGCAAATAGAAACACCAAAAGTAGATGTAGAAAAAGCCCTTGCGGACTTAAAATTAAAGACAAAAAACACCACTAAAAAAGGCAAAGTTGTTTCCTTTAATTTTAAAAAATTCTACAAATATGCTGCTGCAATTGTTGTATTGTTAACAACATCGTATTTTCTACTTTTTAATAATGAAGCTAATTTTAAAACCCAATTTGCACAAACAAAAAGTTTTAATTTACCAGATAATTCTGAAGTAATTTTAAACGCAAACTCAGAAATTACCTATTCTAAAAAAGATTGGAAAAATAGTAGAAATTTAACCCTAAAGGGAGAAGCTTTTTTTAAGGTTGAAAAAGGAAAAAAGTTTACGGTAAATACTCAAATAGGAGCAGTAACCGTGCTTGGTACACAGTTTAACGTAAAAGAAAGAACTAATTATTTTGAAGTAAAAACTTACGAAGGTTTGGTAAGTGTTGCTTATAAAGATACCCTTGTAAAACTACCAAAAGGTACTATTTTTAAAGTAGTTAATGGTGTTATTGATACCAACAATACGTTTGATATTAGCGAGAAATCTTGGTTGCAAAAAGAGTCTAATTTTAAAAGTACTGCTTTGCGTTTTGTATTGCAAGAAATAGAAAATCAGTTTGATTATACGATTGAAACTAAAAACATCGATTTAGATATTTTATACTCTGGTGGTTTTACACATTCAGATATAAATGTAGCCTTAAAATCTATTACAATTCCGCTGCAATTGTCTTATAAAATTGATGGTAAAAAAATTACTATCTATACTTATGATCACTAAAATACGTTTTCTTTTATGTTGTTTATTATTGATGACAAGTGTTGTTTTTACTCAGAATTCTTCTGATAAAATTGCACTTTCTACCTTGCTATCAACATTAGAAAAAAGTTACGATATTAAGTTTTCTTATTCAGATACTGATGTAAAAGACATTTTTATACCACAACCAAAACAAGGAATTTCTATTGATGAATTATTATCATTTTTAAACAAAAAAACATTTTTACAGTTTAAAACTTTAGATAATAGATACGTAACCGTTTCATTTTTAAACAAAACCATTGCTATTTGCGGTACCGTTTTAGATGCCAAAACGCTAGAACCTTTATTACTAACTTCTGTAAAAGTAAATGGCTATAAATTAGGAACAACAACCAATAATAACGGTGTTTTTCATTTAAAAAATGTGCCTGTAAATGCTACTTTAAATATTTCTTTTATCGGTTTTAAAACTAAAAATTTTGCGGCTAAAGAATTGTTTTTACCCAGTTGTAAACAATTGTTTTTAGAAGAAGCTTCAGAGCAATTATCAGAAATTATAATGCCGCGTTTTTTAACTGCTGGTTTGCAAAAAAGTACTGATGGAAGTACGGTTTTAAATACCGAAAAATTCGGAATTTTACCGGGTTTAATAGAACCTGATATTTTACAAACTATTAAAATTTTACCAGGTGTAGAAAGTGTAAACGAAAGTATTTCTAATATTAACGTTAGAGGCGGTACAAACGACCAAAATTTAATTCTTTGGGATGGAATAAAAATGTACCATGCTGGTCATTTTTTCGGGCTTATTTCTGCTTATAATCCCTATTTAACAAAGAAGGTTTCTGTGACTAAAAATGGTACAAGTAGTACTTTTTCAGACGGAGTTTCATCTACCATAAACATGGAAACTTCTAACAGAATTACCAATAAATTTTCTGGTGGCGCCGGTTTTAATTTATTAAGTGCAGATGCTTTTGTACAAGTACCTCTAAAAGAGAATTTAGAAGTACATATTTCTGCAAGAAGATCATTTACAGATGTTATTAACACACCAACATATAACAATTATTTCTCTAGAAGTTTTCAGGATAATTCTATTTCTTCAAATATTGTAAATAACACAGAATCAGATTTTTATTTCTACGATTATTCTTTTAAAGTTTTATATGATGTTAATTATAATCATGCCATAAGAACTAATTTTATCCACATTAAAAATAATTTAGATTATAAAGAACAATACACTTCTAATAATACACTTATTGAAGAAAATAGTGCTTTAAAACAAGAAAATGTAGGTGCAAAAATTAGTTGGGATGCAAATTGGAATGCCAAATTTTCTACTACATTATCTGCCTTTTATTCAGATTATAAAATTAATTCATCAGATTTTAATAATGATACTGATCAGTTTCAAACGCAGTTTAATAATGTCTTAGAAACAGAAATAAAACTGAATTCTAAATACGAATTTTCTGATGTTTTATTTTTTACTAACGGATTGGTATTTAATGAAATAGGCATTAGAAATACCACCACTGTAAACGCACCAACTTTTTCTACTACAGAAAAAAAAGTGTTATTAAAAAGTGCTTTTTATTCTGAAATTGAATATCAAAAAAACAATACTTATGCTAGGTTTGGAGTACGTGCAAACTATTTTGATAAGTTTAATAAATTTGTAATTGAACCTAGAATTAATATAAGACAACAGTTAAATACTGCCTTTTCTTTAAAATTAGAAGGTGAATTAAAAAACCAAACAACGGCGCAAAAAGTAGATTTTGAAGAAAATTTTTTAGGCATCGAAAAACGAAGATGGATTCTTTCTGACGATGAAAATATCCCTATAGTAAAAAGCAAACAAGTATCTTTTGGTACTGCCTATGCTAAAGATAAATTATACGTAGATATTACAAGTTTTTATAAAAAAGTAGACGGAATTACAGCAGCAAATCAAGGTTTTTACAACAACATACAAACCTTTAATTCTATTGGTAATTACGAGGTAAAAGGGGTTGAATTTTTAGTAAATAAACAAACTGAAAATATTAGTACTTGGTTAAGTTATACCTATTCTAAAAATGAGTATTCTTTCGATATTTTTTCTCCAGAAACCTTTGCCAATAGTTTAGATATTTCTCACTCTGTAAGTGCTGCATTTAATTACAGTTTTACTAAAAAATTAAAAGTGTCTTTTGGCGGTGTTTTACGTTCTGGTAAACCCTATACAAAACCTGTTCTAGGAAATGAAACCATACAAAACGGAAATAGAACCATTGTAAATTACGACAATCCTAACCAAGAAAATTTAGCTAATTTCTTTAGATTAGATCTTTCTGGAAGCTATAAATTCGATTTTTCTGATGCCTTAAAAGCAACTATTCGTCTTGGTTTTACCAACATTACAGATAAAAAAAATACAATAGATTCTTATTATGTTGTTGATGATAGTAGCCAAAATAATGTAAGAAGAGTAGACAATTATTCACTGCCTTTTACACCTAATTTAAGTTTTAGAGTCCGTTTTTAAAAGAAAATAATTTACCTAAAATTTTATCACTTATAAGTATTGAAAAGTCTTAAAAGTAAAAATTTAAAGTTGAGTAAGTTTATGAGATTTCTCCTATCGTCGAAATGACAAATTGAATGAAAACTAATTAATTTCTATCCATTCTAATATGCGGAATTCCGTCTTCTAAATATTCTTCACCAATTTGAATAAAATGATGAGATTCGTAGAATTTCTTTAAATATTTTTGTGCAGAAATAGTAATTTCATCAACCTTAAAATGAGTTTTTATCGCTTCTATAGACGCCTTCATTAAATCGTGTCCGTAGCCATATTTTCTTTCGGGTGCAGCTACCACAACCCTACCAATACTACTGTTAGTAAAATAATCTCCTGGTTTAAAAATACGCGTGTAGGCCACTATTTTATCATTTTTAGTACCAAAAACGTGCAAAGATTTTTGATCTTTAAAATCTACATCTTGGTACACACAATCTTGTTCTACCACAAAAACTTCAGATCGTAATTGAAGTATTTGATACAGTTCTGTAGTTGTTAACTCTAAGAAGGTTTTTATTTGAAAATTCATTATTTAAAATCTTAATATTCTCTTTATTTTTTGGCTAAAAAAGTAAAATCACTCAAAAAACAACAGTTATTAACAGATTATCATTTCGAGTGATTCTTTTTAAATTTTGTATCGGAAAAAGTTATTTATCCAGCACAAGAAATTTTTTGTACTCTATCTCCATGTCTTCCACCTTCAAATTCTGTAGAAAGAAAAATATCTACAAAGCCTAATGCTTGT
The nucleotide sequence above comes from Polaribacter butkevichii. Encoded proteins:
- a CDS encoding FecR family protein: MENENDILKWLNRDISDEELTRLKETKDFTTLEKIAHYSTQIETPKVDVEKALADLKLKTKNTTKKGKVVSFNFKKFYKYAAAIVVLLTTSYFLLFNNEANFKTQFAQTKSFNLPDNSEVILNANSEITYSKKDWKNSRNLTLKGEAFFKVEKGKKFTVNTQIGAVTVLGTQFNVKERTNYFEVKTYEGLVSVAYKDTLVKLPKGTIFKVVNGVIDTNNTFDISEKSWLQKESNFKSTALRFVLQEIENQFDYTIETKNIDLDILYSGGFTHSDINVALKSITIPLQLSYKIDGKKITIYTYDH
- a CDS encoding TonB-dependent receptor, with translation MITKIRFLLCCLLLMTSVVFTQNSSDKIALSTLLSTLEKSYDIKFSYSDTDVKDIFIPQPKQGISIDELLSFLNKKTFLQFKTLDNRYVTVSFLNKTIAICGTVLDAKTLEPLLLTSVKVNGYKLGTTTNNNGVFHLKNVPVNATLNISFIGFKTKNFAAKELFLPSCKQLFLEEASEQLSEIIMPRFLTAGLQKSTDGSTVLNTEKFGILPGLIEPDILQTIKILPGVESVNESISNINVRGGTNDQNLILWDGIKMYHAGHFFGLISAYNPYLTKKVSVTKNGTSSTFSDGVSSTINMETSNRITNKFSGGAGFNLLSADAFVQVPLKENLEVHISARRSFTDVINTPTYNNYFSRSFQDNSISSNIVNNTESDFYFYDYSFKVLYDVNYNHAIRTNFIHIKNNLDYKEQYTSNNTLIEENSALKQENVGAKISWDANWNAKFSTTLSAFYSDYKINSSDFNNDTDQFQTQFNNVLETEIKLNSKYEFSDVLFFTNGLVFNEIGIRNTTTVNAPTFSTTEKKVLLKSAFYSEIEYQKNNTYARFGVRANYFDKFNKFVIEPRINIRQQLNTAFSLKLEGELKNQTTAQKVDFEENFLGIEKRRWILSDDENIPIVKSKQVSFGTAYAKDKLYVDITSFYKKVDGITAANQGFYNNIQTFNSIGNYEVKGVEFLVNKQTENISTWLSYTYSKNEYSFDIFSPETFANSLDISHSVSAAFNYSFTKKLKVSFGGVLRSGKPYTKPVLGNETIQNGNRTIVNYDNPNQENLANFFRLDLSGSYKFDFSDALKATIRLGFTNITDKKNTIDSYYVVDDSSQNNVRRVDNYSLPFTPNLSFRVRF
- a CDS encoding GNAT family N-acetyltransferase gives rise to the protein MNFQIKTFLELTTTELYQILQLRSEVFVVEQDCVYQDVDFKDQKSLHVFGTKNDKIVAYTRIFKPGDYFTNSSIGRVVVAAPERKYGYGHDLMKASIEAIKTHFKVDEITISAQKYLKKFYESHHFIQIGEEYLEDGIPHIRMDRN